One genomic window of Aquisalimonas sp. 2447 includes the following:
- the brnA gene encoding type II toxin-antitoxin system BrnA family antitoxin, with product MKAKQFDRKFDAGEDVSNELDLSRARRPRQAQKRVNVDFPDWMLEQLDKEARRLGVTRQSIIKIWLSERLEQAASNNRFPPTR from the coding sequence ATGAAGGCTAAGCAATTTGACCGTAAGTTTGATGCTGGGGAGGACGTCTCGAATGAGCTCGACCTCTCCCGGGCACGTCGGCCTCGCCAGGCACAGAAGCGCGTAAATGTCGATTTCCCGGATTGGATGCTTGAGCAGCTCGATAAGGAAGCTCGCCGCCTGGGGGTCACGCGACAGTCAATCATCAAGATCTGGCTCTCGGAGCGGTTAGAGCAAGCGGCTTCAAACAACCGGTTTCCTCCGACGCGTTAA
- a CDS encoding BrnT family toxin yields MFEFDDAKSQANKTKHGIDFAEAQELWRDPDLLEVPARTEDEPRYLVIGMLEGRHWSAVITYRGSNIRVISVRRARVEEVALYEG; encoded by the coding sequence ATGTTTGAATTTGATGATGCCAAGAGCCAGGCGAACAAGACGAAGCACGGCATCGACTTCGCCGAAGCGCAGGAACTGTGGCGTGACCCGGATCTCTTGGAAGTGCCGGCCAGGACCGAGGATGAACCTCGCTATCTCGTCATCGGTATGCTGGAGGGCAGACACTGGTCAGCGGTCATAACATACCGTGGATCAAACATCCGTGTTATCTCGGTCCGGCGAGCCCGGGTTGAGGAGGTAGCGCTCTATGAAGGCTAA
- a CDS encoding lyase — MQLDIEEWDVPYDGTRSRDPWVGGDDTVWFVGQDTHYVGRLTASTGAFHEYPLEEGAGPHTVISDQRGAWYAGNRAAHIGLVDPDSGDIERFVPPGDGDRDVHTMAFTSEGNIWFTEQHANRIGLFDTENETFTMHEVATDRARPYGIVVHDEQPWAVLFGTNRLATVEAGELIEIELPREDTRARRLAVSSDGLVWYGDYATGYIGHYDPDTGEVEEWRAPSADDSRPYAVAMDSDDRFWIVETGVMPNRFVAFDTRSETWTDAFEVPSGGSNVRHMVYDRESNAIWFGTDMNTIGRAQLSD; from the coding sequence GTGCAACTGGACATCGAGGAGTGGGATGTGCCGTACGACGGTACTCGCTCACGGGATCCCTGGGTGGGCGGCGACGACACCGTCTGGTTCGTGGGCCAGGATACCCACTACGTCGGGCGTCTGACGGCCTCCACAGGGGCGTTCCATGAGTACCCCCTCGAAGAGGGCGCCGGGCCGCACACAGTCATCAGTGACCAGCGTGGCGCATGGTATGCCGGCAACCGGGCGGCACACATCGGGTTGGTCGATCCGGACAGCGGCGATATTGAGCGGTTCGTGCCACCGGGCGACGGCGACCGGGACGTCCACACCATGGCCTTCACCAGTGAGGGCAACATCTGGTTCACCGAGCAGCACGCCAACCGCATCGGCCTGTTCGACACGGAAAACGAGACGTTCACCATGCACGAAGTGGCCACGGATCGGGCCCGCCCCTATGGCATCGTGGTGCACGACGAGCAGCCATGGGCCGTGCTGTTCGGCACGAATCGGCTGGCGACTGTCGAGGCCGGTGAACTGATCGAGATCGAGCTGCCCCGCGAGGACACCCGCGCACGCCGCCTGGCCGTCTCATCCGACGGGCTGGTGTGGTATGGCGATTACGCCACTGGATACATTGGCCACTACGATCCGGACACCGGTGAGGTGGAGGAGTGGCGTGCACCATCGGCAGATGATTCCCGTCCCTACGCGGTCGCCATGGACAGCGACGACCGCTTCTGGATCGTGGAGACCGGGGTCATGCCTAACCGGTTTGTCGCATTCGATACCCGCAGCGAGACCTGGACCGATGCCTTCGAGGTGCCAAGTGGCGGAAGCAACGTGCGGCATATGGTGTACGACCGGGAGAGCAACGCCATCTGGTTCGGCACGGACATGAACACCATCGGGCGCGCACAGTTGAGCGACTAG
- a CDS encoding alpha/beta fold hydrolase — MTKRYRHSWRWAWLPSAGLCLVLGSTGIQADETERFDLGDFELESGEVIEDAFLTYVTHGELNDARDNAILVLPSLMADHTRHDFLIGEGLALDPDEYFIIAANTLGNGHAISPSNSESQPGMEFPQFSIRDMVNAQHELIEEEFELDELFSVVGLSMGGMQAYEWAASYPDMMESIVPLITMARTTGWVTAIWETQRQAIMQDDAWQGGDYDEQPDGFRSAIGSLMVWVRHWHWMDEEFADDNMDAVEWLHEQEDALMEVWDANNYIYQTRAEDRHDISEAPGREVGYEEALASMEVHALIMPGTKDILHPPDDSRLAAEQMPNARLVEIDSDHGHLGGGGVDQDDIDLINEEMTSFFNELRD, encoded by the coding sequence ATGACGAAACGGTATCGGCATTCGTGGCGCTGGGCTTGGCTGCCCAGTGCAGGCTTATGCCTGGTGCTTGGGTCCACCGGCATCCAGGCAGATGAGACGGAGCGTTTCGATCTCGGTGACTTCGAGCTCGAGTCCGGCGAGGTTATCGAGGACGCCTTTCTCACCTATGTGACCCACGGGGAACTCAACGACGCCCGGGACAATGCAATTCTCGTCCTGCCGTCATTAATGGCGGACCACACACGGCACGACTTCCTGATCGGAGAAGGCCTGGCACTCGATCCTGATGAGTACTTCATCATTGCCGCCAATACCCTCGGGAACGGACACGCGATATCGCCCAGCAACAGCGAGAGCCAGCCGGGCATGGAGTTTCCACAGTTCTCCATTCGGGACATGGTCAATGCACAGCACGAATTGATTGAGGAGGAATTCGAACTCGACGAGCTCTTTTCAGTGGTTGGCCTCTCCATGGGCGGCATGCAGGCCTATGAGTGGGCAGCGAGCTATCCGGACATGATGGAGTCGATCGTCCCCCTGATCACCATGGCCCGTACCACAGGATGGGTGACGGCCATCTGGGAAACCCAGCGGCAGGCGATCATGCAGGACGATGCCTGGCAGGGTGGTGACTATGACGAACAACCGGATGGCTTCCGCTCGGCGATCGGCAGTCTGATGGTATGGGTGCGGCATTGGCACTGGATGGATGAAGAGTTCGCTGACGACAACATGGATGCTGTCGAGTGGCTGCATGAGCAGGAGGACGCGCTCATGGAGGTCTGGGATGCCAACAATTACATCTACCAGACGCGTGCGGAGGACCGGCACGACATCTCGGAGGCACCGGGGCGCGAAGTGGGCTATGAGGAAGCGTTGGCCTCCATGGAAGTCCACGCCCTGATCATGCCGGGCACCAAGGACATCCTCCATCCGCCGGACGACTCCCGTCTGGCCGCGGAGCAGATGCCCAACGCCCGCCTGGTCGAGATCGACAGTGACCATGGTCACCTCGGTGGAGGCGGCGTGGACCAGGACGATATCGACCTGATCAATGAAGAGATGACGTCTTTCTTTAACGAACTGCGTGACTGA
- a CDS encoding type II toxin-antitoxin system RelE/ParE family toxin codes for MAELNWTREAQRWLQDIHDYIAQDDPSAATRVVQGIYRKAQILTDFPEIGHRYESLPSREIRILQYGHYRIAYLVRGNESIDILGVFHGAMDIDRYLT; via the coding sequence GTGGCAGAGCTGAATTGGACGAGGGAAGCGCAGCGTTGGCTCCAGGACATTCATGACTACATCGCCCAAGATGATCCCAGCGCCGCTACTCGCGTTGTTCAGGGTATCTACCGGAAAGCGCAGATCCTGACCGATTTCCCGGAGATCGGGCACCGCTACGAATCCCTACCTAGTCGGGAGATTCGCATCCTTCAGTACGGACACTACCGCATCGCCTACTTGGTCAGGGGAAACGAGAGCATCGACATCCTCGGTGTATTCCATGGGGCCATGGATATTGACCGCTACCTCACGTGA
- a CDS encoding MFS transporter encodes MALVNTVVYVRDVLEFGDIHVAVAMVAFGAGSMLIALVLPAVLWHIRERSAMLSGALLLGTALALGVLGPGYCTLLFLWFLLGAGSSLILTPSGRLLRRSAREEDRPTVFAAQFSLSHACWLFTYPLAGWLGLHWGVEPLFAGFAALSFVVAAVAWRLWPVHDAVELEHVHTDLPAGHHHLTGAIPVGDGFKHCHPYTVDTHHGRWPRPGGLVRAMHRPFSGHDQ; translated from the coding sequence ATGGCCCTGGTCAACACCGTTGTCTATGTGCGCGACGTGCTCGAATTCGGCGACATACATGTTGCTGTTGCCATGGTGGCTTTCGGGGCGGGCAGCATGCTGATTGCCCTGGTGTTACCGGCGGTGCTGTGGCACATCAGAGAGCGCTCGGCCATGCTCAGTGGCGCGTTGCTCCTTGGCACGGCCCTAGCGCTCGGGGTGCTGGGCCCTGGTTACTGTACACTGTTGTTTCTCTGGTTCCTGCTTGGTGCCGGTTCGTCTCTTATCCTCACGCCTTCGGGGCGTTTACTGAGACGCTCCGCCCGCGAGGAAGACCGGCCAACCGTATTTGCGGCGCAGTTCTCGCTATCACACGCCTGCTGGTTATTCACGTATCCGCTGGCAGGGTGGCTTGGCCTCCACTGGGGCGTCGAACCGCTGTTCGCCGGGTTCGCGGCGCTGTCTTTCGTAGTGGCAGCGGTCGCCTGGCGCCTCTGGCCGGTTCACGACGCTGTGGAACTGGAGCATGTGCATACCGACCTGCCGGCCGGCCACCACCACCTCACGGGCGCCATACCCGTGGGAGATGGTTTCAAACACTGCCATCCTTATACCGTCGATACGCACCACGGTCGCTGGCCCAGACCGGGAGGCCTTGTTCGGGCGATGCATCGCCCTTTCTCTGGCCATGATCAGTAA
- the lgt gene encoding prolipoprotein diacylglyceryl transferase, with protein sequence MLTYPDIDPVAIQLGPVAIHWYGLMYLIGFAAAWLLGRWRAQRDDSPIRPLQMEDVLVFGAIGAILGGRIGYVLFYESALLTTDPLAIIRVWEGGMSFHGGLLGVLAGLWLYAKRTGCGFLRLTDFAAPLVPIGLGAGRIGNFINGELWGRVSDVPWAMVYPPMGPEPRHPSQLYQFLLEGVVLFIALWLFTRKPRPTMAASGLFLVLYGSFRFIVEFVRLPDEQLGYLAFDWVTMGQVLSTPMVLVGVFLIVLAYRQTARQG encoded by the coding sequence ATGCTGACCTATCCCGACATCGACCCGGTCGCCATCCAGCTCGGCCCCGTTGCCATCCACTGGTACGGCCTCATGTACCTGATCGGCTTCGCCGCCGCCTGGCTGCTCGGGCGCTGGCGCGCCCAACGCGATGACAGCCCCATCCGCCCGCTACAGATGGAAGACGTCCTCGTCTTCGGTGCCATCGGCGCCATCCTCGGCGGGCGCATCGGCTACGTGCTGTTCTACGAGTCCGCCCTGCTCACCACCGACCCGCTGGCCATCATCCGCGTCTGGGAAGGCGGCATGAGCTTCCACGGCGGCCTGCTCGGCGTCCTCGCCGGTCTGTGGCTGTACGCCAAGCGCACCGGCTGCGGATTTCTGCGGCTGACCGACTTCGCCGCACCGCTGGTGCCCATCGGCCTCGGCGCCGGGCGCATCGGCAACTTCATCAACGGCGAACTCTGGGGCCGGGTCAGCGACGTTCCCTGGGCCATGGTCTACCCACCCATGGGCCCCGAGCCGCGCCACCCCAGCCAGCTCTACCAGTTCCTGCTCGAAGGCGTGGTGCTGTTCATTGCCCTGTGGCTGTTCACCCGCAAACCGCGCCCCACCATGGCCGCCTCCGGGCTGTTCCTGGTGCTCTACGGAAGCTTCCGCTTCATCGTCGAGTTCGTGCGCCTGCCCGACGAACAGCTCGGATATCTCGCCTTCGACTGGGTGACCATGGGGCAGGTGCTGTCCACCCCGATGGTGCTCGTGGGGGTCTTCCTGATCGTACTCGCATACCGGCAAACAGCGAGACAGGGATGA
- a CDS encoding isoprenylcysteine carboxylmethyltransferase family protein: protein MHMGMWGLAIIVIVIVSWLMYRYLAPDSWKEWTRAGALQAFIIAFYAEMYGFPLTIYFLARFFGLDVAWTDGGNLWEQLFGTPAAHIVAMIIGYTLVFIGATMVVEGWRRIHRARREQALMTDGIYARVRHPQYTGLFLIVFGEGVVHWPTIVSVIAFLVIVVAYTLLARKEEQTMLNQFGDEYRAYQQRVPMFIPRSVRGVQQEEP from the coding sequence ATGCACATGGGCATGTGGGGCCTGGCCATTATCGTTATTGTCATCGTCTCTTGGCTGATGTACCGCTACCTGGCGCCGGACAGTTGGAAGGAGTGGACACGTGCGGGTGCCCTGCAGGCCTTTATCATCGCGTTCTACGCGGAGATGTACGGGTTTCCCCTCACGATTTACTTTCTGGCCCGCTTCTTTGGTCTGGATGTCGCGTGGACCGACGGCGGCAATCTCTGGGAACAACTCTTTGGCACGCCAGCCGCGCACATCGTGGCCATGATCATCGGTTACACCCTGGTGTTCATTGGCGCAACGATGGTTGTTGAAGGCTGGCGACGGATCCATCGCGCACGTCGCGAGCAAGCACTCATGACCGACGGCATCTATGCGCGTGTGCGCCACCCCCAGTACACCGGGTTGTTTCTGATCGTCTTCGGAGAAGGCGTTGTGCACTGGCCGACCATCGTCTCCGTGATCGCGTTCCTGGTGATTGTCGTGGCGTACACGCTTCTGGCACGCAAGGAAGAGCAAACAATGCTGAATCAGTTCGGTGATGAATACCGGGCGTATCAGCAGCGTGTTCCCATGTTCATTCCGCGATCCGTCCGCGGGGTACAGCAGGAGGAGCCGTAA
- a CDS encoding HlyD family secretion protein — translation MRSAWVWTAIVLLVIAGGSYGLYLYLKPAPLPEQVLYGNGRIEATEVRVAAEVSGTVLESHLVEGKTVARGDPLLRLDDADLRLEKARVESEIEALNLERDRARRNLELWEHHQETAERQLTRLRRMLEDDAVSQSEVDQAEDGFREARARVAEADIAAITQRITATEHERELRANRLARARIAAPINGTVLTRSVETGEFLQPGQPVATLVDLTRVELRVFIPGRDLGRIDLGGPVRVRVDAFPERVFEGRIARIDQTAQFTPRDIHMPDERVRMVYGVTIDLDNPDGTLKPGMPADAWILWQDGAQWPDRLFVPGS, via the coding sequence ATGCGCTCAGCCTGGGTTTGGACCGCGATTGTTCTGCTCGTGATCGCCGGCGGTTCGTACGGGTTGTATCTCTATCTCAAGCCGGCTCCGCTACCGGAGCAGGTGCTGTATGGCAACGGGCGCATCGAAGCCACCGAGGTCCGCGTTGCCGCCGAGGTCTCCGGGACGGTGTTGGAAAGCCATCTGGTCGAGGGTAAGACAGTTGCCAGAGGTGACCCGCTGCTCCGGCTCGACGATGCGGATCTACGGCTTGAGAAGGCCCGTGTGGAGTCCGAGATCGAGGCCCTGAACCTGGAGCGCGACCGCGCCCGGCGAAACCTGGAACTCTGGGAGCATCATCAGGAGACGGCGGAGCGGCAACTGACGCGACTGCGGCGCATGCTGGAGGACGACGCCGTGAGTCAAAGCGAGGTGGACCAGGCTGAGGATGGGTTCCGTGAGGCGCGGGCGCGTGTTGCCGAGGCCGACATCGCCGCGATCACTCAAAGGATCACGGCGACCGAGCACGAGCGCGAGCTGCGCGCCAACCGTCTTGCTCGAGCCCGAATAGCGGCGCCGATCAACGGCACGGTGCTGACCCGGTCGGTGGAAACCGGTGAGTTCCTGCAGCCAGGGCAACCGGTGGCCACTTTGGTGGATCTGACGCGTGTCGAACTCAGGGTCTTCATTCCGGGACGCGACCTCGGGCGCATCGATCTTGGCGGCCCGGTGCGTGTGCGCGTAGATGCCTTTCCCGAGCGCGTTTTCGAGGGTCGGATCGCACGTATCGACCAGACCGCGCAGTTCACGCCGCGGGATATCCACATGCCGGATGAACGCGTGCGCATGGTCTACGGCGTGACCATCGATCTCGATAATCCAGACGGGACGCTGAAACCGGGCATGCCGGCGGACGCCTGGATTCTCTGGCAGGACGGGGCGCAATGGCCGGATCGGCTTTTCGTTCCGGGGAGCTAG
- a CDS encoding ATP-binding cassette domain-containing protein → MAEEEAVIVAEGLGRRYRRSRAVENVDLTVRTGEIVGLVGPDGAGKTTLLQLLSAILDPTEGHARVLGFDTLREAAQVTSRIGYMAQGFTLYDRLSVAENLAFAASVRDVPADVFADRRQRLLAMAGLAPFTDRREGALSGGMRKKLALCANLIHEPALLLLDEPGLGVDPMSRRELWRMLEDRREQGVTVVFATSYMDEAEQCDRVLFLDEGRVLAEGAPSDLRALAQGNVYRVTTEKPATVEAGLRNVPGVLGVDWWADQVRVVMEASAADASGLDAHLQGTGRAEAARPSMDDVFVFLRGVAPGDAGLQGTAEVSAPAVAVSEAIIAREVTRRFGGFVAVDRVSLEVVGGEIFGLLGANGAGKTTLIRMLCGLLAPTAGMARVADADVLSAAHVLRGRIGYMSQRFSLYLDLTVAQNLAFFASAYGLSRRSARRIIPWALAICDIEAFEQELVGRLSGAVRQRVALACSILHQPSVLFLDEPTSGVDPLARSRFWRLIRLLADGGMTVLVTTHHLGEAAYCHRLGLMHEGRLIATGDLDALREQFPGRGLVSAEEIFVAFIEREQSAAAATEAAP, encoded by the coding sequence ATGGCGGAAGAGGAGGCAGTCATCGTGGCCGAGGGTCTGGGGCGGCGATACCGCCGCTCCCGCGCTGTCGAGAATGTTGACCTGACCGTGCGCACCGGTGAAATCGTCGGTCTGGTCGGGCCGGACGGTGCCGGCAAGACCACGTTGCTGCAACTCCTCAGCGCAATCCTCGATCCCACCGAGGGCCATGCCCGCGTCCTGGGGTTCGACACGCTCCGTGAAGCAGCGCAGGTGACGTCGCGTATCGGCTACATGGCGCAGGGGTTCACGCTCTATGACCGCCTGAGCGTCGCGGAGAATCTGGCGTTCGCGGCGAGTGTACGTGACGTCCCGGCTGACGTATTCGCGGACCGGCGGCAGCGGTTACTGGCCATGGCCGGGCTCGCGCCGTTCACGGATCGACGTGAGGGTGCGCTGTCGGGTGGTATGCGCAAGAAGCTCGCCCTGTGCGCCAATCTCATCCACGAGCCTGCGTTGCTGCTACTCGATGAACCGGGGCTGGGTGTCGATCCCATGTCTCGGCGGGAGCTGTGGCGCATGCTCGAGGATCGCCGGGAGCAGGGGGTCACGGTTGTCTTTGCCACGTCGTACATGGACGAGGCGGAGCAATGCGATCGTGTGCTGTTTCTCGATGAAGGCCGTGTTCTTGCGGAAGGGGCACCATCGGATCTGCGTGCGTTGGCGCAGGGCAACGTTTACCGCGTCACTACGGAGAAACCCGCGACCGTCGAGGCTGGGCTGCGGAATGTGCCGGGCGTTCTGGGTGTGGACTGGTGGGCCGACCAGGTGCGCGTGGTCATGGAGGCGTCGGCCGCGGATGCGTCCGGGCTGGACGCCCATCTCCAGGGCACGGGCCGGGCAGAGGCGGCAAGGCCGAGCATGGATGACGTGTTCGTCTTTCTCCGTGGTGTCGCGCCGGGTGATGCCGGGCTCCAGGGCACTGCGGAGGTGAGCGCCCCCGCCGTGGCGGTATCGGAGGCCATCATCGCCCGCGAGGTGACACGGCGTTTCGGTGGTTTCGTGGCCGTGGATCGTGTCTCCCTGGAGGTCGTGGGTGGGGAGATTTTCGGTTTGCTCGGGGCCAACGGGGCCGGCAAGACCACGCTCATACGCATGCTCTGCGGCTTGCTCGCACCCACGGCCGGCATGGCGCGTGTTGCCGACGCGGACGTCCTGTCGGCAGCGCACGTGCTCCGGGGGCGCATTGGGTACATGTCCCAGCGTTTCTCGCTGTATCTGGACCTCACCGTGGCCCAGAACCTCGCCTTCTTCGCCAGCGCTTACGGGTTGTCGCGCCGCTCTGCGCGGCGAATAATCCCATGGGCGCTGGCGATCTGCGATATCGAGGCGTTCGAACAGGAACTGGTGGGACGCCTCTCAGGGGCCGTCCGACAGCGGGTGGCGCTTGCTTGCAGCATTCTGCACCAACCGTCGGTGCTGTTCCTCGACGAACCGACATCCGGAGTGGATCCCCTGGCGCGCTCGCGTTTCTGGCGCTTGATCCGGTTGCTTGCGGACGGCGGAATGACGGTGCTGGTGACCACCCATCACCTGGGCGAAGCTGCGTACTGCCACCGGCTGGGCCTGATGCACGAGGGACGGTTGATCGCCACGGGGGATCTCGACGCCCTGCGTGAGCAGTTCCCAGGGCGCGGCCTGGTGTCGGCAGAGGAGATTTTCGTCGCCTTCATTGAGCGGGAGCAGAGCGCCGCGGCGGCGACGGAGGCGGCACCATGA
- a CDS encoding ABC transporter permease encodes MKRSRIAAVVGKETREIVRDRATVVVALLMPLVMLFLFGYGISMEVDDVRLGLVDQDRSPTSRALVEQFVGSGYFRLESDYATPEQGEADLRRGAVNLVVSIPPRFGERVARGEHAPVQVLVDGTYSSTTNLVARYAETVIAGFGQPAEGPVRVESRVWYNPALASTVYVIPGLFGVILMALPPLLTALALTREKQSGSIQQIFASPLTAAEFLAGKLIPYGGIAFLQLLLVIVVGFVWFDVPLRGNPGLLLAVGLVYVFCTVGIGLLISTLTSSQLVAMLLALIVTLMPAFLFSGFLFPIFTMPDAMQIYTQVFPVQYFVGFSRDLVLKGAMLPELWPSALLLLAYTVVIFGFAVWRFRKKVA; translated from the coding sequence ATGAAGCGGTCCCGCATCGCCGCGGTCGTGGGCAAGGAAACCCGGGAAATCGTCCGTGACCGGGCGACCGTCGTGGTGGCGCTGCTGATGCCCCTGGTCATGCTGTTTCTGTTCGGCTACGGCATTTCCATGGAGGTGGATGATGTGCGCCTGGGCCTCGTGGATCAGGACCGTTCGCCCACGAGCAGAGCACTGGTGGAGCAGTTCGTGGGCAGTGGTTACTTCCGGCTCGAGAGCGATTACGCGACCCCGGAGCAGGGGGAGGCTGATCTGCGGCGCGGTGCGGTGAACCTGGTGGTATCCATTCCGCCACGGTTCGGGGAGCGGGTGGCACGCGGGGAGCACGCGCCGGTTCAGGTGCTGGTCGACGGCACATACTCATCCACGACCAATCTCGTGGCCCGGTACGCCGAAACCGTAATTGCCGGGTTCGGCCAGCCAGCGGAGGGGCCCGTGCGCGTGGAATCGCGTGTGTGGTACAACCCGGCGCTCGCCAGCACGGTCTACGTTATCCCCGGTCTTTTCGGCGTCATCCTCATGGCGCTGCCGCCGCTGCTCACAGCGTTGGCCCTGACCCGCGAGAAGCAGAGTGGCTCGATTCAGCAGATTTTCGCCTCCCCGCTTACCGCCGCCGAGTTCCTGGCGGGCAAGCTGATCCCGTACGGGGGCATTGCCTTCCTGCAACTGCTCCTGGTCATCGTCGTCGGTTTCGTCTGGTTCGACGTGCCGCTGCGCGGGAATCCGGGCTTGTTGCTTGCCGTGGGGCTTGTCTACGTTTTCTGTACTGTCGGCATTGGGCTGCTCATCTCGACGCTGACCAGTAGTCAGCTCGTGGCCATGCTGCTCGCACTCATTGTCACGCTTATGCCGGCCTTCCTGTTCTCGGGGTTTCTTTTCCCGATCTTCACGATGCCGGATGCCATGCAGATCTACACGCAGGTGTTCCCGGTCCAGTACTTCGTCGGCTTCTCCCGCGACCTGGTTCTCAAGGGGGCGATGCTACCGGAGCTGTGGCCGTCGGCGCTGCTACTGCTGGCCTACACGGTGGTCATCTTTGGCTTTGCCGTGTGGCGTTTCCGCAAGAAGGTGGCGTGA
- a CDS encoding ABC transporter permease: protein MGTRLRGLLAKEFVQLLRDRIILILILWLYTVEVVICAYALTMDVENMPFAVVDEDRTPASRSLVERFTTTDAFAYVGQAADDQAIEQWLQEGRARVALVVPRGFQRDLSRAQRPAVQLMLDGTHANLAAQARGDALEIINRFAMEGMDSVPVSAGVESILRVRYNPDQTFTSFMVLSMIGLAALMVGVIYPAASIVREKEAGTIEQLRVTPIRITELFIAKVTPTLVIGLLSVFPSLLIVWWFGVPMQGSLILFLALTGLFLLSAIGLGVLIATVSRTQQQALLLAFFGLFPMMMLSGTLAPVESMPEILQAASLVSPLRHYMDVILGVFLKGAGLDVLLPQALALLVSGTALLGLAAVLFRRTSAS, encoded by the coding sequence ATGGGAACACGGCTCAGGGGGTTGCTCGCCAAGGAGTTCGTGCAGCTTCTGCGGGATCGCATCATCCTGATTCTGATTCTCTGGCTGTACACCGTGGAAGTGGTGATCTGCGCCTATGCCCTGACCATGGATGTGGAAAACATGCCGTTCGCCGTGGTGGATGAAGATCGCACGCCGGCAAGCCGAAGCCTGGTGGAGCGGTTCACCACCACCGACGCTTTCGCGTATGTCGGCCAGGCCGCGGACGACCAGGCGATCGAGCAATGGCTGCAAGAGGGGCGAGCTCGTGTGGCGCTGGTGGTGCCGCGGGGGTTCCAACGCGATCTCAGTCGTGCCCAGCGACCCGCTGTTCAGTTGATGCTGGATGGCACTCACGCCAACCTCGCGGCGCAAGCGCGAGGCGATGCGCTCGAGATCATCAACCGGTTCGCCATGGAAGGAATGGACAGCGTCCCCGTGTCGGCTGGGGTCGAATCGATTCTGCGCGTGCGTTACAACCCCGATCAGACGTTTACCTCGTTCATGGTGTTGTCCATGATCGGCCTTGCAGCCCTCATGGTGGGCGTGATCTATCCGGCGGCGTCGATTGTCCGCGAGAAAGAGGCGGGAACCATTGAGCAGTTGCGCGTCACCCCGATTCGCATCACTGAGCTATTCATCGCCAAGGTTACGCCGACTCTGGTGATCGGTTTGCTGTCGGTATTCCCTAGCCTGCTGATCGTGTGGTGGTTCGGGGTTCCCATGCAGGGCAGCCTGATTCTTTTCCTGGCCTTGACCGGCTTGTTCCTCCTGAGCGCCATCGGGCTGGGTGTGTTGATTGCGACTGTCAGTCGCACCCAGCAGCAGGCGTTGCTGTTGGCATTTTTCGGCCTGTTCCCGATGATGATGTTGTCCGGAACCCTGGCGCCTGTGGAGAGCATGCCGGAGATTCTGCAGGCCGCGTCGCTGGTGAGCCCGCTACGCCACTACATGGACGTGATTCTCGGCGTATTCCTCAAGGGCGCGGGCTTGGACGTGTTGTTGCCCCAGGCGCTCGCTCTGCTAGTGTCGGGTACGGCGCTACTGGGGCTCGCTGCAGTGCTATTCCGGCGTACTTCCGCGTCTTGA